A genomic stretch from Pseudomonas sp. MUP55 includes:
- the thrC gene encoding threonine synthase, whose product MRYISTRGQAPALNFEDVLLAGLATDGGLYVPENLPRFTQEEIASWAGLPYHELAFRVMRPFVTGSIPDADFKKILEETYGVFSHSAIAPLRQLNGNEWVLELFHGPTLAFKDFALQLLGRLLDYVLEKRGERVVIIGATSGDTGSAAIEGCKHCENVDIFILHPHKRVSEVQRRQMTTLFGENIHNIAIEGNFDDCQEMVKNSFADQSFLKGTRLVAVNSINWARIMAQIVYYFHASLQLGGPARSVSFSVPTGNFGDIFAGYLARNMGLPINQLIVATNRNDILHRFMSGNQYVKETLHATLSPSMDIMVSSNFERLLFDMHGRNGAALAELMNSFKQGGGFSVEQERWTETRKLFDSLAVDDAQTCETIAEVYAQTGELLDPHTAIGVKAARECRRSLDIPMVILGTAHPVKFPEAVEKAGVGKALQLPEHLADLFEREERCTVLANDLKTVQAFVSQHGNRGKPL is encoded by the coding sequence ATGCGTTACATCAGCACCCGCGGCCAGGCACCGGCCCTGAATTTCGAAGACGTTCTGCTGGCAGGCCTTGCCACCGACGGCGGCCTGTACGTGCCGGAAAACCTGCCACGCTTCACCCAGGAGGAAATCGCTTCCTGGGCCGGCCTGCCGTACCACGAGCTGGCGTTCCGGGTGATGCGCCCGTTCGTCACCGGCAGCATCCCGGACGCGGACTTCAAAAAGATCCTGGAAGAAACCTACGGCGTGTTCTCCCACAGCGCCATTGCTCCGCTGCGCCAGTTGAACGGCAACGAGTGGGTGCTTGAGCTGTTCCACGGCCCGACCCTGGCGTTCAAGGACTTTGCCCTGCAACTGCTCGGCCGCCTGCTGGACTACGTGCTGGAGAAGCGCGGCGAGCGCGTGGTGATCATCGGCGCTACGTCCGGCGATACCGGCTCGGCGGCCATCGAAGGGTGCAAGCACTGCGAAAACGTCGACATCTTCATCCTGCACCCGCACAAGCGTGTGTCGGAGGTGCAGCGTCGCCAGATGACCACCCTGTTCGGTGAGAACATCCACAACATCGCCATCGAAGGCAACTTCGATGACTGCCAGGAAATGGTCAAGAACAGCTTCGCCGACCAGAGCTTCCTCAAGGGCACGCGCCTGGTGGCGGTGAACTCGATCAACTGGGCGCGGATCATGGCCCAGATCGTCTACTACTTCCACGCGTCCCTGCAGTTGGGCGGCCCGGCGCGTTCGGTGTCGTTCTCGGTGCCGACCGGCAACTTCGGCGACATCTTCGCCGGCTACCTGGCGCGCAACATGGGCCTGCCGATCAACCAGTTGATTGTCGCGACCAACCGCAACGACATCCTGCACCGCTTCATGAGCGGCAACCAGTACGTCAAGGAAACCCTGCACGCCACGCTGTCGCCGTCGATGGACATCATGGTCTCGTCGAACTTCGAACGCCTGCTGTTCGACATGCACGGTCGCAACGGCGCGGCGCTGGCCGAACTGATGAACAGCTTCAAGCAAGGGGGCGGCTTCAGCGTGGAGCAAGAGCGCTGGACCGAAACCCGCAAGCTGTTCGACTCCCTGGCGGTGGACGACGCGCAGACCTGCGAAACCATTGCTGAGGTGTATGCCCAGACCGGCGAGCTGCTCGACCCGCACACCGCCATTGGTGTGAAGGCCGCCCGCGAGTGCCGTCGCAGCCTGGATATCCCGATGGTGATCCTGGGTACGGCGCACCCGGTCAAATTCCCCGAAGCGGTGGAAAAGGCTGGCGTGGGCAAGGCCCTGCAACTGCCGGAGCACCTGGCTGATCTGTTCGAGCGCGAAGAGCGTTGCACGGTGTTGGCCAACGATCTGAAGACGGTGCAGGCGTTTGTCAGCCAGCATGGCAATCGCGGCAAACCGCTCTGA
- a CDS encoding homoserine dehydrogenase, with amino-acid sequence MKPVKVGICGLGTVGGGTFNVLQRNAEEISRRAGREIEVAQIATRSPKPQFETTGITITNDVFAVATNPEIDIVIELVGGYTVARELVLMAIENGKHVVTANKALIAVHGNEIFAKAREKGVIVAFEAAVAGGIPVIKAIREGLSANRINWVAGIINGTGNFILTEMREKGRTFEDVLAEAQALGYAEADPTFDVEGIDAAHKLTILASIAFGIPLQFDKAYTEGITKLTTADVNYAEALGYRIKHLGVARSTPAGIELRVHPTLIPADRLIANVNGVMNAVMVNGDAAGSTLFYGAGAGMEPTASSVIADLVDVVRAMTSDPENRVPHLAFQPDSLSAHPILPIEACESAYYLRIQAQDHPGVLAQVASILSERGINIESIMQKEVEEQNGQVPMILLTHRVLEQHINDAIAALEALQGVVGPVVRIRVEHLN; translated from the coding sequence GTGAAACCGGTCAAAGTAGGCATCTGTGGGTTAGGGACCGTCGGTGGCGGCACCTTCAACGTACTTCAGCGTAACGCTGAAGAAATTTCCCGCCGTGCAGGGCGCGAAATTGAAGTGGCGCAAATTGCCACGCGTTCGCCAAAGCCTCAGTTCGAAACGACCGGTATTACGATTACCAACGATGTGTTCGCCGTGGCCACCAACCCTGAAATCGATATTGTCATCGAGCTGGTAGGCGGCTACACCGTGGCCCGTGAGCTGGTGCTCATGGCCATCGAGAACGGCAAGCATGTGGTCACCGCCAACAAGGCGCTGATCGCCGTGCACGGCAACGAGATCTTCGCCAAGGCGCGTGAGAAGGGCGTGATCGTGGCGTTCGAAGCGGCGGTGGCCGGCGGTATCCCGGTGATCAAGGCGATTCGTGAAGGCCTGTCCGCCAACCGCATCAATTGGGTGGCCGGCATCATCAACGGCACCGGTAACTTCATTCTCACCGAAATGCGCGAAAAGGGCCGTACGTTCGAAGACGTGCTGGCCGAAGCCCAGGCCCTGGGTTATGCCGAAGCCGACCCGACCTTCGACGTGGAAGGCATCGACGCGGCTCACAAGCTGACCATTCTGGCGTCCATCGCCTTTGGTATCCCGCTGCAGTTCGACAAGGCCTACACCGAAGGCATCACCAAGCTGACCACCGCCGACGTGAACTACGCTGAAGCCCTGGGCTACCGCATCAAGCACCTCGGCGTGGCGCGCAGCACCCCGGCCGGTATCGAGCTGCGCGTGCACCCGACGCTGATCCCGGCCGACCGCCTGATCGCCAACGTCAATGGCGTGATGAACGCGGTGATGGTAAACGGTGACGCCGCCGGTTCCACCCTGTTCTACGGCGCCGGTGCCGGCATGGAGCCGACCGCTTCCTCGGTGATCGCCGACCTGGTGGACGTGGTTCGCGCCATGACCAGCGACCCGGAAAACCGCGTGCCGCACCTGGCCTTCCAGCCGGACTCGCTGTCGGCGCACCCGATCCTGCCGATCGAAGCCTGCGAAAGCGCCTACTACCTGCGCATCCAGGCCCAGGATCATCCGGGCGTGTTGGCCCAGGTGGCCAGCATCCTGTCCGAGCGCGGGATCAACATCGAATCGATCATGCAGAAGGAAGTCGAGGAGCAGAACGGCCAGGTGCCGATGATCCTGCTGACCCACCGCGTGCTTGAGCAGCATATCAACGATGCGATCGCCGCCCTGGAAGCCCTGCAGGGCGTAGTTGGCCCGGTCGTTCGCATTCGTGTCGAACATCTAAATTAA
- a CDS encoding thioredoxin fold domain-containing protein produces MRLTQIIAAAAIALVSTFVVADDAAEQAIRKSLVNLQLDTPIESISASPMAGLYEVKLKGSRVLYASADGQYIVQGYLFQLKDGKPVNLTEKAERLGVSKLINGIPVAETVVYPAIGETKTHITVFTDTTCPYCHKLHAEVPALNKLGVEVRYVAFPRQGLGSPGDEQLQAVWCSADKKAAMDKMVDGKEIKAAKCANPVSKQFALGQSIGVNGTPAIVLADGQVIPGYQPAPQVAKLALGAK; encoded by the coding sequence ATGCGCTTGACCCAGATTATTGCCGCCGCAGCCATTGCGTTGGTTTCCACCTTTGTCGTCGCCGATGATGCGGCCGAGCAGGCCATTCGCAAGAGCCTGGTCAATCTGCAGCTCGACACGCCTATCGAAAGCATCAGCGCCAGCCCCATGGCCGGCCTGTATGAAGTCAAGCTCAAGGGCAGCCGCGTGCTGTACGCAAGCGCCGACGGCCAGTACATCGTTCAGGGCTACCTGTTCCAGTTGAAGGACGGCAAGCCGGTCAACCTGACCGAGAAAGCCGAACGCCTGGGCGTGTCCAAGCTGATCAACGGCATTCCGGTGGCTGAAACCGTGGTGTACCCGGCCATCGGCGAAACCAAGACCCACATCACCGTATTCACCGACACCACCTGCCCGTACTGCCACAAGCTGCACGCCGAAGTGCCTGCGCTGAACAAGCTGGGCGTGGAAGTACGCTACGTGGCGTTCCCGCGTCAGGGCCTGGGCTCGCCGGGTGACGAGCAGTTGCAGGCAGTGTGGTGCTCGGCCGACAAGAAAGCGGCCATGGACAAGATGGTCGACGGCAAGGAAATCAAGGCGGCCAAATGCGCCAACCCGGTTTCCAAGCAGTTCGCCCTGGGCCAGTCCATCGGCGTGAACGGTACACCGGCTATCGTTTTGGCCGACGGCCAAGTGATTCCGGGCTACCAGCCGGCGCCACAAGTTGCCAAACTGGCACTGGGTGCCAAGTAA
- the xerD gene encoding site-specific tyrosine recombinase XerD, with protein MPAIDHPLIDRFLDALWLEKGLSDNTRHAYRSDLALFNGWLQEKNLELINAGRELILDHLAWRLEQNYKPRSTARFLSGVRGFYRYLLREKLIAVDPTLQIDMPQLGRPLPKSLSEADVDALLAAPDLSEAIGQRDRAMLEVLYACGLRVTELISLTLEQVNLRQGVLRVMGKGSKERLVPMGEEAIVWVERYMRDARHELLGGRPSDVLFPSLRGEQMTRQTFWHRIKHQAKVAGIGKTLSPHTLRHAFATHLLNHGADLRVVQMLLGHSDLSTTQIYTHVARARLQDMHARHHPRG; from the coding sequence ATGCCCGCCATTGACCACCCCCTGATCGACCGCTTCCTTGACGCCCTCTGGTTGGAAAAGGGCCTGTCAGATAACACCCGCCATGCCTATCGCAGCGACTTGGCGCTGTTCAATGGTTGGTTGCAGGAAAAAAACCTCGAGCTGATCAATGCTGGTCGGGAGCTGATCCTCGATCACCTGGCCTGGCGCCTGGAGCAGAACTACAAACCGCGTTCCACGGCGCGCTTTCTCTCCGGCGTGCGTGGCTTTTATCGCTACCTGCTGCGGGAAAAACTCATCGCGGTCGACCCCACCCTGCAAATCGACATGCCCCAGCTGGGGCGGCCACTGCCCAAATCCCTGTCGGAAGCCGACGTGGATGCCTTGCTCGCCGCGCCCGACCTGAGCGAAGCCATCGGCCAGCGTGATCGCGCCATGCTGGAAGTGCTGTATGCCTGCGGATTGCGAGTGACCGAGTTGATCAGCCTGACCCTGGAGCAGGTCAACCTGCGTCAGGGCGTGCTGCGGGTGATGGGCAAGGGCAGCAAGGAGCGCCTGGTGCCGATGGGGGAGGAGGCGATTGTGTGGGTCGAGCGTTACATGCGTGATGCGCGCCACGAACTGCTCGGTGGCCGTCCCAGTGATGTGCTGTTTCCCAGCCTGCGCGGTGAGCAGATGACCCGGCAGACCTTCTGGCACCGCATCAAGCACCAGGCCAAGGTGGCCGGGATCGGCAAGACACTGTCGCCTCACACCCTGCGCCATGCATTCGCCACGCACTTGCTCAACCACGGCGCGGATTTGCGTGTGGTGCAGATGTTGCTGGGGCACAGTGACTTGTCCACCACCCAGATTTACACCCACGTGGCACGGGCGCGCTTGCAGGATATGCACGCCAGGCACCATCCGCGCGGCTGA
- a CDS encoding acyl-CoA thioesterase codes for MTTRLEEIQRRTDLSVTHVTKAVFPPTTNHHNTLFGGTALAWMDEVSFITATRFCRLPLVTVSTDRIDFNHAIPAGSIVELIGRVIKVGNTSLKVEVEVFVESMSADGRERAIQGVFSFVAIDPDKRPVPVLPGFVD; via the coding sequence ATGACCACCCGCCTCGAAGAAATCCAGCGCCGCACCGACTTGTCCGTGACTCACGTGACCAAGGCCGTGTTCCCGCCGACCACCAACCACCACAACACCTTGTTCGGCGGCACAGCGCTGGCGTGGATGGACGAAGTGTCGTTCATCACCGCCACGCGCTTCTGCCGATTGCCGCTGGTGACGGTCTCCACCGACCGCATCGACTTCAATCACGCGATCCCGGCCGGTTCCATCGTTGAGTTGATCGGTCGCGTGATCAAAGTCGGTAACACCAGCCTCAAGGTAGAAGTGGAAGTGTTTGTGGAAAGCATGAGCGCCGATGGCCGTGAGCGGGCGATCCAGGGCGTGTTCAGCTTTGTCGCAATCGACCCCGACAAGCGCCCGGTGCCAGTGCTGCCTGGGTTTGTCGATTGA
- the rplS gene encoding 50S ribosomal protein L19, with product MTNKIILALEAEQMTKEIPTFAPGDTIVVQVKVKEGDRSRLQAFEGVVIAKRNRGVNSAFTVRKISNGVGVERTFQTYSPQIDSMAVKRRGDVRKAKLYYLRDLSGKAARIKEKLA from the coding sequence ATGACTAACAAAATCATCCTTGCACTCGAAGCAGAGCAGATGACCAAAGAGATCCCTACCTTTGCCCCGGGCGACACCATTGTCGTTCAGGTGAAAGTGAAGGAAGGCGACCGTTCGCGTCTGCAAGCGTTCGAAGGCGTGGTAATCGCCAAGCGTAACCGTGGTGTGAACAGTGCTTTCACTGTTCGTAAAATCTCCAACGGTGTTGGCGTAGAGCGTACTTTCCAGACCTACAGCCCGCAAATCGACAGCATGGCTGTGAAACGTCGCGGTGACGTACGCAAAGCCAAGCTGTACTACCTGCGTGACCTGTCCGGTAAAGCAGCTCGCATCAAGGAAAAACTGGCTTAA
- the trmD gene encoding tRNA (guanosine(37)-N1)-methyltransferase TrmD, whose protein sequence is MGRGLLSVANLRIEVISLFPEMFSAISEYGITSRAVKQGLLQLTCWNPRDYTTDRHHTVDDRPFGGGPGMVMKIKPLEDALVEAKAAAGEKAKVIYLSPQGRQLKQAAVRELANEEALILIAGRYEGIDERFIEAHVDEEWSIGDYVLSGGELPAMVLIDAVTRLLPGALGHADSAEEDSFTDGLLDCPHYTRPEVYADQRVPDVLLSGNHAHIRRWRLQQSLGRTYERRADLLESRSLSGEEKKLLEEYILARDDS, encoded by the coding sequence ATGGGACGCGGACTTCTAAGCGTGGCTAATTTGCGCATTGAAGTGATCAGTTTGTTTCCCGAGATGTTTTCCGCCATCAGCGAGTACGGCATCACCAGTCGGGCGGTGAAACAGGGGCTGTTGCAGCTCACCTGTTGGAACCCGCGAGACTACACGACGGATCGACATCACACTGTGGACGATCGCCCATTTGGCGGTGGCCCGGGCATGGTGATGAAGATCAAGCCCCTGGAAGACGCGTTGGTTGAGGCCAAGGCAGCCGCCGGGGAGAAGGCGAAGGTAATTTACCTGTCCCCTCAAGGCCGTCAGCTGAAACAGGCTGCGGTACGCGAACTGGCGAATGAGGAAGCACTTATCCTGATTGCCGGTCGCTATGAAGGCATTGACGAGCGTTTTATTGAAGCTCATGTCGATGAAGAGTGGTCGATTGGGGACTATGTCCTGTCTGGCGGCGAGCTGCCGGCGATGGTCCTGATAGATGCGGTTACACGACTGCTGCCTGGAGCTTTAGGGCATGCGGACTCTGCGGAGGAAGATTCCTTCACGGATGGTTTGCTGGATTGCCCGCACTACACCCGTCCGGAGGTGTATGCGGATCAGCGTGTTCCCGACGTATTGCTAAGTGGCAATCACGCACACATCCGGCGTTGGCGTTTACAGCAGTCCCTTGGTCGGACCTATGAACGACGCGCCGATCTTCTGGAAAGCCGCTCGCTTTCTGGAGAAGAGAAGAAGCTGCTCGAGGAATACATCCTCGCGCGGGACGATAGTTAA
- the rimM gene encoding ribosome maturation factor RimM (Essential for efficient processing of 16S rRNA) gives MNATPTVADDLIVIGKIYSVHGVRGEVKVYSFTDPTENLLQYKTWTLKREGSVKQVELVSGRGSDKFLVAKLKGLDDREEARLLAGYEICVPRNLFPELTDGEYYWYQLEGLKVIDQLGQLLGKIDHLLETGANDVMVVKPCAGSLDDRERLLPYTGQCVLAVDLAAGEMKVEWDADF, from the coding sequence ATGAACGCGACGCCGACTGTTGCTGATGATTTGATCGTTATCGGCAAGATTTATTCTGTTCATGGCGTTCGCGGCGAAGTGAAGGTGTATTCCTTTACTGATCCGACTGAAAACCTGTTGCAGTACAAAACCTGGACGCTCAAGCGCGAAGGTAGCGTGAAACAGGTCGAGCTGGTCAGTGGACGCGGGAGCGACAAGTTCCTGGTCGCGAAGCTCAAGGGTCTTGATGATCGTGAAGAAGCTCGTCTTCTGGCTGGTTATGAGATCTGCGTGCCGCGCAACCTGTTCCCTGAATTGACCGACGGCGAGTACTACTGGTACCAGCTGGAAGGTCTGAAGGTTATTGATCAACTGGGGCAATTGCTCGGGAAAATCGATCATCTTCTGGAAACCGGCGCCAATGATGTAATGGTGGTCAAGCCTTGCGCTGGCAGCCTGGATGATCGCGAACGCCTGTTGCCCTATACCGGGCAGTGCGTGTTGGCCGTCGACCTGGCAGCGGGCGAGATGAAGGTGGAATGGGACGCGGACTTCTAA
- the rpsP gene encoding 30S ribosomal protein S16: MLTIRLALGGSKKRPFYHLTVTDSRNPRDGSHKEQVGFFNPIARGQEVRLSVNQERVAYWLSVGAQPSERVAKLLKDSAKAAA, translated from the coding sequence ATGCTAACAATCCGTCTTGCCCTTGGCGGCTCCAAAAAGCGCCCGTTTTACCACTTGACCGTAACTGACAGCCGCAACCCACGTGACGGCTCTCACAAGGAACAAGTTGGCTTCTTCAACCCGATCGCTCGTGGTCAAGAAGTCCGCCTGTCCGTGAACCAAGAGCGCGTAGCCTACTGGCTGAGCGTTGGTGCACAGCCTTCTGAGCGTGTTGCCAAGTTGTTGAAGGACTCGGCTAAGGCCGCAGCCTGA
- the ffh gene encoding signal recognition particle protein: MFENLTDRLSQTLRHVTGKAKLTEDNIKDTLREVRMALLEADVALPVVKDFVNSVKERAVGTEVSRSLTPGQAFVKIVQAELESLMGAANEDLNLSAVPPAVVLMAGLQGAGKTTTAGKLARFLKERKKKSVMVVSADVYRPAAIKQLEMLAGEVGVTFFPSDLSQKPVDIANAAIKEAKLKFIDVVIVDTAGRLHIDEEMMGEIKALHAAINPVETLFVVDAMTGQDAANTAKAFGDALPLTGVILTKVDGDARGGAALSVRAITGKPIKFIGMGEKSEALEPFHPERIASRILGMGDVLSLIEQAEATLDKDKADKLAKKLKKGKGFDLEDFRDQLQQMKNMGGLGGLMDKLPNIGGVNLAQMGNAQGAAEKQFKQMEAIINSMTPAERRDPELISGSRKRRIAMGSGTQVQDIGRLIKQHKQMQKMMKKFSAKGGMAKMMRGMGGMLPGGGMPKM, translated from the coding sequence ATGTTTGAAAACTTGACTGACCGTCTCTCGCAGACGCTGCGCCACGTAACCGGCAAGGCCAAGCTGACCGAGGACAATATTAAAGACACCCTGCGTGAAGTGCGCATGGCGTTGCTGGAAGCCGACGTGGCTTTGCCGGTGGTGAAGGACTTCGTCAATTCGGTCAAGGAACGTGCGGTCGGCACTGAAGTGTCGCGCAGCCTGACCCCGGGCCAGGCGTTCGTGAAGATCGTCCAGGCCGAGCTCGAAAGCCTGATGGGCGCGGCCAACGAAGACCTGAACCTGAGCGCCGTGCCGCCGGCCGTCGTGCTGATGGCCGGTCTGCAAGGTGCGGGTAAGACCACCACCGCGGGCAAACTGGCGCGCTTCCTTAAAGAGCGCAAGAAGAAGTCGGTGATGGTGGTCTCGGCCGACGTCTACCGTCCGGCCGCTATCAAGCAGCTGGAAATGCTCGCCGGCGAAGTGGGCGTGACCTTCTTCCCGTCGGACCTGAGCCAGAAGCCGGTCGATATCGCCAACGCGGCTATTAAAGAAGCCAAGCTGAAATTCATCGACGTGGTCATCGTCGATACCGCCGGTCGCCTGCACATCGATGAAGAGATGATGGGCGAGATCAAGGCGCTGCATGCCGCGATCAACCCGGTAGAGACGCTGTTCGTGGTCGACGCCATGACCGGTCAGGACGCGGCGAATACCGCCAAGGCCTTCGGTGATGCGCTGCCGCTGACCGGCGTGATCCTGACCAAGGTCGACGGCGACGCCCGTGGCGGTGCCGCGCTGTCGGTACGTGCCATCACCGGCAAGCCGATCAAGTTCATCGGTATGGGCGAGAAGAGCGAAGCGCTCGAGCCGTTCCACCCGGAGCGTATCGCCTCGCGCATCCTCGGCATGGGCGACGTGCTCAGCCTGATCGAGCAGGCCGAAGCCACGCTCGATAAAGACAAGGCCGACAAGCTGGCCAAAAAGCTGAAGAAGGGCAAGGGCTTCGACCTCGAAGACTTCCGTGACCAGCTGCAGCAGATGAAGAACATGGGCGGCCTCGGCGGCTTGATGGACAAGCTGCCGAACATCGGCGGTGTGAACCTGGCGCAAATGGGCAACGCCCAGGGCGCGGCAGAGAAGCAGTTCAAGCAGATGGAAGCCATCATCAACTCCATGACCCCGGCCGAGCGCCGCGACCCTGAGCTGATCAGCGGTTCGCGCAAGCGCCGGATCGCCATGGGTTCCGGCACCCAGGTGCAGGACATCGGTCGCTTGATCAAGCAGCACAAGCAGATGCAGAAGATGATGAAGAAATTCTCCGCCAAGGGCGGTATGGCCAAGATGATGCGCGGCATGGGCGGTATGTTGCCCGGCGGCGGCATGCCGAAAATGTAA
- a CDS encoding inner membrane protein YpjD → MLPLSPSLLPSLAAAILYAAATLYQGTRLAQGAKADKRLLTGLGVLALLAHAASLFTHLMTPVGLGLDFFSAASLIAAAVIALTLLACYRIPVENLLVLLFPLGMLTVLLAQFAPTGTVQVIDEEPGILAHILLSILAYGMFTIAVFQSLLVLLQDHQLKHKHPSGLIKNFPPLQTMESLLFGFLWAGWTLLSLSLISGWLFVENLFAQHLVHKTLLACLAWVVFSVLLWGRNRLGWRGHKAIRWTLAGFCLLMLAYFGSKLVREYILHI, encoded by the coding sequence ATGCTCCCTTTGTCACCCAGTTTGCTACCCAGTCTCGCCGCCGCCATCTTGTATGCCGCTGCGACCCTCTATCAGGGCACTCGTCTGGCCCAAGGCGCCAAAGCGGACAAACGTCTGCTGACAGGCCTTGGCGTGCTCGCCCTGCTGGCCCATGCCGCCAGCCTGTTTACCCATTTGATGACCCCGGTCGGCCTGGGCCTGGATTTTTTCAGCGCCGCCAGCCTGATCGCGGCCGCCGTGATCGCGCTGACACTGCTGGCGTGCTACCGGATTCCGGTCGAGAACCTGCTCGTCCTGCTGTTCCCGCTGGGGATGCTCACGGTGCTGCTGGCGCAATTCGCGCCCACCGGCACCGTTCAGGTGATCGATGAAGAACCGGGCATCCTTGCGCACATCCTGCTGTCGATCCTTGCCTACGGCATGTTCACCATCGCGGTGTTCCAGTCGCTGCTGGTGCTGCTGCAGGACCACCAGCTCAAGCACAAGCACCCGTCCGGGCTGATCAAGAACTTCCCGCCGCTGCAAACCATGGAAAGTCTGCTGTTCGGCTTTCTATGGGCCGGCTGGACCTTGCTGTCGCTGTCGCTGATTTCCGGCTGGCTGTTCGTCGAGAACCTGTTCGCCCAGCATCTGGTGCATAAAACCCTGCTGGCCTGCCTGGCCTGGGTGGTGTTCAGCGTATTGCTGTGGGGCCGCAACCGCCTCGGCTGGCGTGGACACAAGGCCATCCGCTGGACCCTGGCCGGTTTCTGCCTGCTGATGCTGGCCTATTTCGGCAGCAAGCTGGTCCGCGAATACATCCTGCATATCTGA
- a CDS encoding transporter associated domain-containing protein, translated as MDNLPLGPMLAVIALLILWAALFTAIEAAQQHLLALRPGTRQGDKAAARLSFPRHSLILCNSLCRAAVVILCTLLAIYAWAQNGPWLGWLISCGLLLILADYLPRAVATRYPQPILGFGNALLGVPLKILYPAAWLLNGISLMLLRPFARKPGMVKKSDEPLSDHDDEPHHDADEEHSPGMPGIHALDNITVNDILVPRSEVDGINLDDPIEDIIEQLRASQRTRLPVFHSDINQVEAVLNTRQIQHLLPDASLTKEALLAACHTPYFVPESTPLQLQLLNFHKQQRRLGMVVDEYGEVLGIVTLEDILEEIVGEFESDQAVDNPHIEAQPDGRYIIDGAASIRELNKSLGWHLPSDGPKTLNGLVTEALETIPDCAVCLKIGRYRLEILETEDNRVSKVLIWHTSHVPVAI; from the coding sequence ATGGACAACTTGCCCCTTGGGCCGATGCTCGCCGTAATTGCCCTGCTGATTTTATGGGCAGCGCTGTTTACCGCCATCGAAGCCGCACAACAACACCTGCTGGCCCTGCGCCCCGGCACCCGCCAGGGCGACAAGGCCGCCGCACGCCTGAGCTTCCCGCGCCACAGCCTGATCCTGTGCAACAGCCTGTGCCGCGCAGCCGTCGTCATCCTGTGCACGCTGCTGGCGATTTATGCCTGGGCGCAGAACGGGCCATGGCTCGGCTGGCTGATCTCCTGCGGGTTGCTGCTGATTCTCGCCGACTACCTGCCCCGTGCCGTGGCGACTCGCTATCCGCAGCCAATACTGGGCTTTGGCAATGCCCTGCTGGGGGTGCCGCTGAAAATTCTCTACCCCGCGGCCTGGTTGCTCAATGGCATCAGCCTGATGTTGCTGCGCCCGTTCGCGCGCAAGCCTGGCATGGTGAAAAAGAGCGACGAACCGTTGTCCGATCACGACGACGAACCGCACCATGACGCCGACGAAGAGCACAGCCCCGGCATGCCCGGCATCCATGCCCTGGACAACATCACCGTCAACGACATCCTGGTGCCGCGCAGCGAAGTGGACGGCATCAACCTGGATGACCCGATCGAAGACATTATCGAGCAACTGCGCGCGTCCCAGCGCACGCGGTTGCCGGTGTTCCACAGCGATATCAACCAGGTCGAAGCGGTGCTCAATACGCGGCAGATCCAGCATCTGCTGCCCGACGCCAGCCTGACCAAGGAAGCGCTGCTGGCCGCCTGCCACACCCCCTACTTCGTGCCGGAAAGCACGCCTTTGCAGCTGCAATTGTTGAATTTCCATAAACAGCAGCGACGCCTGGGCATGGTGGTGGACGAGTACGGCGAAGTGCTGGGCATCGTTACCCTGGAAGACATCCTGGAAGAAATCGTCGGCGAATTCGAAAGCGATCAGGCTGTGGATAACCCGCACATCGAAGCCCAGCCCGATGGCCGCTACATCATCGACGGCGCAGCCTCGATCCGCGAGCTGAACAAGAGCCTGGGCTGGCACCTGCCCAGCGACGGCCCCAAGACCCTCAATGGCCTGGTGACCGAAGCGCTGGAGACCATCCCGGACTGCGCGGTATGCCTGAAAATTGGACGCTACCGCCTGGAAATCCTCGAGACCGAGGACAACCGGGTGAGCAAGGTACTGATCTGGCATACCAGCCACGTGCCTGTCGCCATCTGA